Below is a window of Virgibacillus sp. NKC19-3 DNA.
CCGTTCCAATCCCAAAACTTTTTAACAAAACAGCAAATACTGGAGCAACAATAAATACTATGATTGCAACAGCAAGTATTATCGTGGCAATTGCAAACCACGGCTCGGCCCAGAATCTTCCCCAAATCGTTGAAGAAGATTTAAGCCGATTGTTTACTGGCTGTGTAGCATCCACTCATAACGCCTCCTTTTAGTGGAAATTCAAAAATTCCGGTAAAAATGACACTTCGAATTTCTTCGTTGACTTGTTTCTCCGCTGCTCGGAAAAGAAGTGCACTTTTCCTTCGTGCGATGCAGATTCAGGGAAGCATTACTTGTGCTCATGTATCTAAATGCATATATTCCGCTGCTCGAAACTGCATCGCCTCGAACTTCTCGGTCCTTTTTATCCTCCTTTTTGAACGCGCTCTTTTATGAAAAATTTTCCCGCCATTCCTTCATGATTCGATCACGATTTTCCTCGGCCCAAACCGCATCATAATCAATCAGGTAGTCTTCTATTTCTTCTGCCGTTCCTTCTATATTTGGATTTGTTACCATCGAACGATGCTCAGCAGATTTTTTCATCCCTTCTTCGGAACCGATATAATCAATGGCTTCTTCGACCAACTCCTTATTTTTTGTATCTTTGAACATCCATACCACATCCAAGTCATAGCCTACCCCTTCATTCGGTATAACAGCTTCTAATGGATATCCTTCATCAACCCGGTTGTAAACAGCTTGGTCCCAGGTTATACCAATTGCGTATTCGCCTTGAGCAGTCATTTGTGCAGGTGCATCACCTGATTTTGCGTATTGTCCAACGTTTTCATCCAGCTTTTCTAAATAGTCCCATCCTTCATCTTCTCCCATAATTTGCATAATAGTGGAGACGAACAAGTAGGATGTTCCCGATGTACCGGGGTCTGGTAGCACAATTTCGCCTTTATATTGAGGATCCAATAAATCCTCCCATGATTCCGGCTTGTCTAGCCCTTTCTCTTCCAAAATATCTGTATTGATTGCCAGCAAATTAAACCAATAAGACCATCCATACCATTTTCCGTCTTCATCTTTAAATTCATCAGGGACGTCTTCCCATGTTGGGGAATCATACGGTTCTAAATAATCTTCGTTTTCCGCTTTTAGCGCGATACTGTGCAGCATCCCCCATTGCATATCGGCTCCGAAATCGGGGGCCTCCGAATTCATCCGGCTCCATCCTTCTCCACTGGATAACCGTAATACATTCACACCAATACCCGTTTCATCTTCTAATCCTTTCACTAAATCCTGCATTTCTTCCGAATCATTATGGGTATAAACATCAATTTCGCCTTTTGCACCATTTGCTTCAGTTGCATCTTCAGAATCGCCGCATGCCGTAAGAATCAAACCGATGGTAAGAAATACAAATAGCAATAGATATTTTTTCATCCTTGATAACCTCTCCTTTTCCTATTCATAAAAATCACTTTTTTAAGCTTCTTGCAATGTAATAGCTTGATAGTCGTTTATAATATAATCCGCATCTTGTAAATGTCCCGTTTGCATCGCAGGTACCGAAACAATACCAATGCGAATCTTAACCCCGCTGTTCTTGCCAAGCATCATATCTCCATTCGAATCACCAATAATTAGCGTCTTTCGAGGATCGACATGTAACTGCTCACAAGCGTAGTCAACCATTTCCGGATATGGCTTACCTCGTTGGACAAGATCATGCCCAACAATAGTTAAAAAATAGTCCGTAATCCCTAATGCATTCAAATGCTGGACAGCCTTTTCGTAATTATCCGATGTGACGATGCCCATTTTCATTCCATGTTTTTTCGCCTGTTCCAAGAAATGGATGAGTCCTTTAATCGGTTTGACATGGTTATGAATGGGAAATGACTCCTCCAACGCTTGATGGGCATCATTGACTACCTGGTACGCTTGATTCCAAGGAACACCTTGTTGATAAAGCCCCAAAGATAGAATAGATAATAGATCTTGCAGAGATCCGATAGCTAGTGGTCCTTTCGGATCCCATGATCGATTCTCGTAAGAAAATCCCAGCGAACGGGCCAATAAACCTTTGTTACAGGAGACCTGATCGTCAATCAAATCAATAAATGCTTCTGCCCAGTGAACCCACAGTGTAAAATCAATGATCGTTCCATCTTTATCAAATAAAATACAGTCAATTTCATACGTATTTCCGTTTATCGCAACAACACTCATCATCTCGCCCCCTTTCTTAACACAAGTGTTTGTCACCCACCAATAATCATGTGCATTTGATTGGGTTATAAGTTGTGTTAATTTGTGTTTATGTGTCTATGTTTGAATATTATAAAGCAAATTACAATGAAGTCAAAATTCAAATTTATTTATTTTGCTTGATAAGTCATTAAAAAAGCTTAGGTAAAGCACCTAAGCTAAAAAATACTTGATTTTACTCTGTTATCCTGTCGAAAGTAATCGATGATGGAACATCTTACAGGATTTCAACGCCCGTATTTCGGTATTTTTCCAATACACTTTCACTGATTTTGGAATCTGTAATAATTCGATTAACCTCATCAAACGTACACGCATTTAACAGGGAGACAACATCAAATTTACTGCTGTCAGCCAACACAATTTTGCGTTGTGCGATTTCCATCATTTTCTTTTTCACCTGTAATTCACCAGCACCATAATCCGTTAACCCTTTTGTAAGGGAGACGCCACTAATACTCATAAAAAATGTATCAATATGGAATTGCGTAATAAAATCTTCCGTAAAATCCCCCACTGTACAAAGCTCCTGATTTCGTAAAATCCCCCCAGCAAAGATGATAGTGTAGTCAGGCATCTCCGACAGTTCGTTGGCTATCGTCATGGAATTGGTAAGAACCGTTAAACGCGAAAACTGTTTTTTCAGCTCTTTCGCGAATTCCGTATTGGTTGTACTGACATCCATCGCTATTGATTGCCCTTCAATGACATAGTCAATCGCCTTTTTGGCAATTTCTTGTT
It encodes the following:
- a CDS encoding DeoR/GlpR family DNA-binding transcription regulator, producing the protein MSLLFAKERHNEIVKMVRKDKSVKVSHLMNYFHVSFETIRRDLEFLEKQGFLTRVHGGAVLEEINSRELSFTVRESKYLKEKQEIAKKAIDYVIEGQSIAMDVSTTNTEFAKELKKQFSRLTVLTNSMTIANELSEMPDYTIIFAGGILRNQELCTVGDFTEDFITQFHIDTFFMSISGVSLTKGLTDYGAGELQVKKKMMEIAQRKIVLADSSKFDVVSLLNACTFDEVNRIITDSKISESVLEKYRNTGVEIL
- a CDS encoding HAD family hydrolase, yielding MSVVAINGNTYEIDCILFDKDGTIIDFTLWVHWAEAFIDLIDDQVSCNKGLLARSLGFSYENRSWDPKGPLAIGSLQDLLSILSLGLYQQGVPWNQAYQVVNDAHQALEESFPIHNHVKPIKGLIHFLEQAKKHGMKMGIVTSDNYEKAVQHLNALGITDYFLTIVGHDLVQRGKPYPEMVDYACEQLHVDPRKTLIIGDSNGDMMLGKNSGVKIRIGIVSVPAMQTGHLQDADYIINDYQAITLQEA
- a CDS encoding ABC transporter substrate-binding protein → MKKYLLLFVFLTIGLILTACGDSEDATEANGAKGEIDVYTHNDSEEMQDLVKGLEDETGIGVNVLRLSSGEGWSRMNSEAPDFGADMQWGMLHSIALKAENEDYLEPYDSPTWEDVPDEFKDEDGKWYGWSYWFNLLAINTDILEEKGLDKPESWEDLLDPQYKGEIVLPDPGTSGTSYLFVSTIMQIMGEDEGWDYLEKLDENVGQYAKSGDAPAQMTAQGEYAIGITWDQAVYNRVDEGYPLEAVIPNEGVGYDLDVVWMFKDTKNKELVEEAIDYIGSEEGMKKSAEHRSMVTNPNIEGTAEEIEDYLIDYDAVWAEENRDRIMKEWRENFS